Proteins co-encoded in one Nitrospirota bacterium genomic window:
- a CDS encoding cytochrome c gives MRLNAKLIILAAVPLMMAAIWMDDQQSYKPYKAPVLSPPAGAVPVTGRETVTQASEPRNPMPATDASVAQGKALFDINCAMCHGQTSAERGPVGKKLVPPPPGLDHDMVKGLSDSTIFKAITFGFGRMPVFQNKLTPQERWDLVNFLRTRT, from the coding sequence ATGAGGCTTAACGCAAAACTGATCATTCTCGCTGCCGTACCCTTGATGATGGCGGCTATCTGGATGGATGATCAGCAATCCTACAAGCCGTACAAAGCGCCGGTCCTTTCGCCGCCCGCCGGAGCCGTTCCCGTTACGGGCAGGGAGACCGTTACGCAGGCATCGGAGCCCAGGAATCCCATGCCGGCCACGGACGCGTCGGTGGCGCAGGGGAAAGCGCTTTTCGACATAAATTGCGCCATGTGCCATGGCCAGACCTCGGCAGAGCGCGGACCCGTCGGTAAAAAACTTGTTCCTCCCCCGCCCGGCCTCGACCATGACATGGTGAAGGGCCTGAGCGACTCCACGATCTTCAAGGCCATCACCTTCGGTTTCGGACGCATGCCCGTATTTCAGAACAAGCTCACACCCCAGGAACGATGGGATCTGGTCAATTTCCTGCGGACCCGCACATAA